In Felis catus isolate Fca126 chromosome A2, F.catus_Fca126_mat1.0, whole genome shotgun sequence, the following proteins share a genomic window:
- the CA2H7orf57 gene encoding uncharacterized protein C7orf57 homolog, with translation MRNTNKELQGAASRYAPCDWYYHLPVKRSEKPMDAPPASQIPGLSDLSEPPNGHLLGPRRYWIKETDSEYVKLAKRGGRPDLLKHLVVAGTRKASPVAYSLPDWYIHHSKPPTAEQRQIPAISMPDYMVYEEFNPDQNNGNYESRRGPFDFDVKTVWQREAEEREEKKKVRLPAINSKYPSKVGTPLGPKEPAGSRLSFPPMPGQKTSSPTNFSKLISNGYKDEWLQQQADSDRRAPRTPGAAPPSTSAQDPGGLQGGGLNPDPELPEGSKDAQDSPSPRATTSPSASIPGELK, from the exons ATGAGGAACACAAACAAGGAGCTGCAGGGCGCCGCCAGCCGCTATGCTCCCTGTG ACTGGTATTACCACCTTCCCGTGAAGCGGTCCGAGAAGCCCATGGACGCCCCCCCGGCTTCCCAGATACCCGGCCTCAGTGACTTGAGTGAGCCTCCCAACGGGCACCTGCTGGGGCCACGCAGGTACTGGATCAAGGAAACCGACTCGGAGTATGTGAAGCTCGCGAAGCGAGGCGGCCGGCCCG ATCTGCTGAAGCACCTGGTGGTGGCCGGGACCAGGAAAGCCTCCCCGGTTGCGTACTCCCTGCCGGACTGGTACATTCACCACAGCAAGCCGCCCACAGCCGAGCAGAGGCA GATCCCTGCCATCTCCATGCCGGATTACATGGTGTATGAAGAGTTTAACCCCGATCAGAACAACGGTAACTATGAGTCCAGAAGAGGGCCTTTCGACTTTGACGTGAAAACCGTCTGGCAGAGGGAGGCGGAGGAAcgtgaggagaaaaaaaag GTGCGGCTACCAGCTATTAACTCCAAGTACCCGAGCAAAGTGGGGACCCCGCTTGGCCCCAAAGAGCCTGCAGGAAGCAGACTGTCCTTCCCTCCCAT gCCCGGGCAAAAAACCAGTTCACCCACCAACTTTTCCAAACTTATCAGCAATGGGTACAAAGATGAGTGGTTGCAGCAACAAGCTGACTCAGACAGGAGGGCCCCGCGGACACCGGGAGCAGCCCCGCCGTCCACGTCTGCGCAAGACCCCGGAGGGCTCCAGGGTGGAGGCCTGAACCCAGACCCGGAGCTGCCCGAGGGCTCCAAGGATGCTCAAG ATTCTCCTTCTCCAA GGGCGACCACATCTCCATCGGCATCCATACCAGGAGAGCTCAAATAA